The following proteins are co-located in the Pseudomonadota bacterium genome:
- a CDS encoding isochorismatase family protein: MHDAPNPHTHDDDEDLDDLDGSFLFDPDTAGLLVVDIQEKLWPFIHDKENVLERALQAIEVAGRLELPILVTEQYVKGLGATIPEVRAALEKVGAYTPIEKVAFSCFGEPAFEAAFAESGIETLALVGIEGHVCVMQTALEALDREIDVFYIAEAVGSRDPRHKEEAVRRVLHCGAVVGSVEMFAFEAMRGSKHPAFRAVQKVIL, translated from the coding sequence ATGCACGACGCACCGAATCCCCACACGCACGACGACGACGAAGATCTCGACGACCTCGACGGGTCGTTCCTGTTCGACCCGGACACGGCGGGCCTGCTCGTCGTGGACATCCAGGAGAAGCTCTGGCCGTTCATCCACGACAAGGAGAACGTCCTCGAGCGGGCGCTCCAGGCGATCGAGGTGGCCGGCCGCCTCGAGCTGCCGATCCTCGTGACCGAGCAGTACGTGAAGGGGCTCGGCGCCACGATCCCCGAGGTGCGGGCCGCGCTCGAGAAGGTCGGCGCGTACACGCCTATCGAGAAGGTCGCGTTCTCGTGCTTCGGCGAGCCCGCGTTCGAGGCGGCGTTCGCCGAGTCCGGGATCGAGACGCTCGCGCTCGTCGGGATCGAGGGGCACGTGTGCGTCATGCAGACCGCCCTCGAGGCGCTCGATCGCGAGATCGACGTCTTCTACATCGCAGAGGCGGTCGGGTCGCGCGATCCGCGCCACAAGGAGGAGGCGGTCCGGCGCGTCCTCCACTGCGGCGCGGTGGTCGGTTCGGTGGAGATGTTCGCATTCGAGGCGATGCGCGGCTCCAAGCACCCGGCGTTTCGCGCGGTGCAGAAGGTGATCCTCTAG
- a CDS encoding DPP IV N-terminal domain-containing protein produces the protein MKKNIRHVALALAVAVGACGGRPPATPPHCLKDLAIESVDVDPEMERIFGRVPITGRVPTGLAWSPDGARLAFLRAQESGGGSRGLWIAEIGAKQEQPIVVGDGRSVEEHAWLSASRLAAIVDGDVYAVDLAGEAERLTATEAPEASLAAAPDGRRIAYTRDNDVYIYDLGTRGERAVTRGGKPSMYFGGVTWVMGEEFGTEKGLGWSPDGKKLWFYAVDESRTGHVRIPDDLAGTSRAQAYPRPGEPNPDVRIGIADVSRAGAIAPVWIDTGAERDIYLPRVTWFPKSDRVAVIRIDRLQTVLELLGCGAETGACARILEERDPRWVNLLGEPRFVSDGAKFLWLSERDGFAHVYLVGADGVVERRLTSGKWTVSEIAGVDEKDGVAYFTANVESPVSYGVFRVPLAGGDAVRVSAEGGVHRPLFSAAGTVYADTHSALDLTPRVDVIAPGDDDEDAPPFTVAAADLAPYAREDVANDLYPIEKADGTELWCHVTRPAAFNPEVRYPVIVYVYGGPGVQTVRDAFHPSMQPWRDLLAARGFVVFTVDGRGGAGRGRDFETPIHLRLGAAEIEDQLAALDYLKDQPYVDSMRVGVFGWSYGGTMAIALLAKGGGAFRAGAAVAPVIDWQEYDTAYTERYMQRPEDNPEGYAASSLLGAAGELDAPLLLAHGLADDNVHFVGTARFVDALVEAGKAFELHLYPGQSHGLRGGKTRAHVFSAITRFFERRL, from the coding sequence ATGAAAAAGAACATCCGCCATGTCGCGCTCGCGCTGGCCGTCGCGGTCGGCGCCTGCGGCGGTCGTCCCCCCGCCACGCCGCCGCACTGCCTGAAGGATCTCGCGATCGAGAGCGTGGACGTCGACCCCGAGATGGAGCGGATCTTCGGGAGGGTGCCGATCACGGGCCGCGTCCCCACCGGCCTCGCCTGGTCCCCGGACGGCGCGCGGCTGGCGTTCTTGCGGGCCCAGGAATCCGGCGGAGGGAGCAGGGGCCTGTGGATCGCGGAGATCGGGGCGAAGCAGGAGCAGCCGATCGTGGTCGGCGACGGTCGTTCCGTGGAGGAGCACGCGTGGCTCTCCGCGTCGCGGCTCGCGGCGATTGTCGACGGAGACGTGTACGCGGTCGACCTCGCGGGCGAGGCCGAGCGGCTGACCGCGACGGAGGCCCCGGAGGCGAGCCTCGCGGCCGCGCCGGACGGCAGGCGGATCGCCTATACCCGCGACAACGACGTTTATATTTACGATCTCGGGACGCGGGGCGAACGAGCGGTCACGCGGGGCGGCAAGCCGTCGATGTACTTCGGCGGCGTCACCTGGGTGATGGGCGAGGAGTTCGGGACCGAGAAGGGGCTCGGGTGGTCCCCGGACGGCAAGAAGCTCTGGTTCTACGCCGTCGACGAGTCGAGGACCGGCCACGTGCGGATCCCGGACGATCTGGCCGGCACCTCCCGCGCGCAGGCCTACCCGCGGCCGGGCGAGCCGAACCCGGACGTCCGCATCGGGATCGCGGACGTCTCGCGCGCCGGCGCGATCGCGCCCGTCTGGATCGACACCGGCGCGGAGAGGGACATCTACCTGCCGCGCGTCACCTGGTTCCCCAAGTCGGATCGGGTCGCCGTGATCCGGATCGACAGGCTCCAGACCGTGCTCGAGCTCCTCGGCTGCGGCGCCGAGACCGGGGCGTGCGCGCGGATCCTCGAGGAGCGCGATCCGCGCTGGGTGAACCTCCTCGGCGAGCCGCGGTTCGTCTCGGACGGCGCGAAGTTCCTCTGGCTGAGCGAGCGCGACGGCTTCGCGCACGTCTACCTCGTCGGCGCGGACGGGGTCGTCGAGCGGCGGCTCACGAGCGGGAAATGGACCGTGTCCGAGATCGCGGGCGTCGACGAGAAGGACGGCGTCGCCTACTTCACGGCCAACGTCGAGAGCCCGGTGTCGTACGGCGTGTTCCGCGTGCCCCTCGCGGGCGGCGACGCGGTGCGGGTGTCGGCCGAGGGCGGCGTGCACCGCCCGCTGTTCTCGGCGGCGGGCACCGTCTACGCCGACACGCACTCCGCGCTCGACCTGACGCCGCGGGTCGACGTGATCGCGCCCGGCGACGACGACGAGGACGCGCCGCCCTTTACCGTCGCCGCGGCCGATCTCGCGCCGTACGCGCGGGAGGACGTCGCGAACGACCTGTACCCGATCGAGAAGGCGGACGGCACCGAGCTGTGGTGCCACGTCACGCGCCCCGCGGCGTTCAATCCCGAGGTGCGCTACCCGGTCATCGTGTACGTGTACGGCGGCCCCGGCGTGCAGACGGTCCGGGACGCCTTCCACCCGTCGATGCAGCCGTGGCGGGATCTGCTCGCCGCGCGCGGGTTCGTCGTGTTCACCGTGGACGGCCGCGGGGGCGCCGGGCGGGGGCGCGACTTCGAGACGCCGATCCACCTGCGGCTCGGCGCCGCGGAGATCGAGGACCAGCTCGCGGCGCTCGACTACCTGAAGGATCAACCCTATGTCGATTCGATGCGCGTCGGGGTGTTCGGCTGGTCGTACGGCGGCACGATGGCGATAGCGCTCCTCGCGAAGGGCGGCGGCGCCTTCCGCGCGGGCGCGGCGGTCGCGCCGGTGATCGACTGGCAGGAGTACGACACGGCGTACACGGAGCGCTACATGCAGCGGCCGGAGGACAACCCGGAGGGCTACGCGGCCTCCTCGCTCCTCGGCGCGGCGGGAGAGCTCGACGCGCCCTTGCTGCTCGCGCACGGGCTCGCCGACGACAACGTCCACTTCGTCGGCACGGCGCGGTTCGTCGACGCGCTCGTCGAGGCGGGCAAGGCGTTCGAGCTGCACCTCTACCCGGGCCAGAGCCACGGGCTCAGGGGCGGCAAGACCCGCGCCCACGTGTTCTCCGCGATCACTCGGTTCTTCGAACGGAGGCTGTAG
- a CDS encoding serine/threonine protein kinase produces the protein MSAPSNAFDPTILTEAGAPAAAQAMRSCPTCGERFPPDFKLCPRDGAALGEAVAGDGDPLIGAVINATYEITSCIGEGGMARVYEAIHRRIRSRRLALKVLNADLARFPEIVARFEREATAAAQIGHPGVVAVHDVGHVPDGRPFIAYERLDGSDLGDVVKRTGKLGVPAAVGIVRQAARALEAAHAQGVVHRDVKPENLFVVGTSGAPHVKILDFGISKVDESLGAALTQTGSVLGTPAYMSPEQARGDKVDLRTDIYSLGAVLYRLATGARPFEGVEAAATISALLTTTPARPRSIDPNLPEALEIVIQKAMAERPSERYATMADFDAALAPFDTGEGLAELTVAGPALPRRARSSAERTAAVAEIERSRKEARAARPTIVAVGVVAFACAVLALADAAASGVRAIKGKDVTSAEGILILVGVLAAVATPLVFILRKVIRGVWSNSARAVELARVLRNAAIIALAAYGFAALVIRFACGVLLHHAVSSSGPGYSLLLAGIAAAAGAIVVLLLRLKRGR, from the coding sequence ATGTCCGCTCCATCGAACGCGTTCGATCCGACCATCCTGACCGAGGCCGGCGCCCCGGCGGCCGCCCAGGCGATGCGGAGCTGTCCGACCTGCGGCGAGCGTTTCCCACCCGACTTCAAGCTGTGCCCGCGCGACGGCGCTGCGCTCGGCGAGGCGGTGGCGGGCGACGGGGATCCGTTGATCGGCGCCGTGATCAACGCGACGTACGAGATCACCTCGTGCATCGGAGAGGGCGGCATGGCGCGGGTGTACGAGGCGATCCACCGCCGCATCCGTTCGCGGCGGCTCGCGCTCAAGGTGCTGAACGCGGATCTCGCCCGCTTCCCGGAGATCGTCGCGCGCTTCGAGCGGGAGGCGACGGCGGCGGCGCAGATCGGGCACCCGGGCGTCGTGGCCGTGCACGACGTCGGCCACGTGCCGGACGGCCGGCCGTTCATCGCGTACGAGCGCCTCGACGGGTCGGATCTCGGCGACGTCGTGAAGCGCACGGGCAAGCTCGGCGTCCCGGCCGCGGTGGGCATCGTGCGGCAGGCCGCCCGGGCGCTCGAGGCGGCGCACGCTCAGGGCGTCGTGCACCGCGACGTCAAGCCCGAGAACCTGTTCGTCGTCGGCACCTCCGGCGCGCCGCACGTGAAGATCCTCGACTTCGGCATCTCCAAGGTCGACGAGAGCTTGGGCGCGGCGCTCACGCAGACCGGCTCGGTGCTCGGCACGCCGGCGTACATGTCGCCGGAGCAGGCGCGCGGCGACAAGGTCGACCTGCGCACCGACATCTACTCGCTCGGCGCCGTGCTCTACAGGCTCGCGACCGGCGCCCGCCCGTTCGAGGGCGTCGAGGCGGCGGCCACGATCAGCGCGCTGCTCACCACGACCCCGGCGCGGCCGCGCTCCATCGACCCGAACCTGCCCGAGGCGCTCGAGATCGTGATCCAGAAGGCGATGGCCGAGCGGCCGTCCGAGCGCTACGCGACGATGGCCGACTTCGACGCCGCGCTCGCGCCGTTCGACACGGGAGAGGGGCTCGCGGAGCTCACGGTCGCCGGCCCGGCGTTGCCGCGGCGGGCGCGATCCTCGGCCGAACGGACCGCGGCGGTGGCCGAGATCGAGAGGTCGCGCAAGGAGGCCCGCGCTGCGCGGCCGACGATCGTCGCTGTCGGGGTGGTCGCGTTCGCGTGCGCCGTGCTCGCGCTCGCCGACGCCGCCGCGTCGGGCGTGAGAGCGATCAAGGGCAAGGACGTCACCTCGGCCGAGGGGATCCTGATCCTCGTCGGCGTGCTCGCTGCGGTGGCCACGCCGCTCGTCTTCATCCTGCGCAAGGTGATCCGCGGCGTCTGGTCGAACTCGGCCCGCGCGGTCGAGCTCGCGCGCGTGCTGAGGAACGCGGCGATCATCGCGCTCGCAGCCTACGGCTTCGCGGCGCTCGTGATCCGGTTCGCCTGCGGCGTGCTGCTGCACCACGCCGTGTCGTCGTCCGGGCCGGGCTACAGCCTCCTCCTCGCCGGGATCGCGGCCGCGGCCGGGGCGATCGTCGTGCTCTTGCTCAGGCTCAAGCGGGGTCGATAG